The proteins below come from a single Chryseobacterium nepalense genomic window:
- a CDS encoding APC family permease, translated as MSQLFRRKIYSESDTSTSLHRVLGVWDIVFFGIAAIIGAGSFSSLGEAVFRGGPGVILLYLICGFACGFTALCYAEFASRIPTAGSAYTYAYASFGELIAWVIGWALIMEYSFGNIYVAFSWSDYFTSFLERLGMHIPDYLTCSYTEAKKAFMNGSENKELISAWKNAPLLGNLKFIVDVPALVINGLITWLCYVGVKESKNFNNVLVILKLAVIVLIILVGFAYINTDNWTPVNPETQVASFMPNGFAGVMSAVSGVFFAYIGFDALSVLSEETKDPQRTLPKGMIISLVLCTVIYIALTLVLTGMVDYRKFDGVGDPLSFIFEKSNANVAWMELVVSFVAIVAITTVLLVFQMGQPRIWYAMSRDGLMSPKFQTVHPKYKTPSYATVVTGIVVGIPILFTDKSFILDFTSIGTIFAFVLVCAGVLTLPAKEKLKGRFHLPYINGKIIFPVIFIGSLIGFYFWQPEFFNTLMDWNDPKEGEFRASIFFFILINLVLCIFTFIKNFSLIPLVGLSSCLYLLTGMSHDNWFWFGLWFAIGLIIYFCYGYRNSKLRKA; from the coding sequence ATGAGTCAGCTTTTTAGAAGGAAAATCTATTCAGAGTCAGATACATCCACAAGCCTGCATAGAGTTTTGGGTGTTTGGGATATTGTGTTCTTTGGTATTGCAGCGATTATTGGTGCGGGAAGTTTCAGCAGTTTGGGAGAAGCGGTTTTCAGAGGAGGTCCCGGAGTTATTTTACTGTATCTGATTTGTGGTTTTGCCTGCGGATTTACGGCACTTTGTTATGCTGAATTTGCCAGCAGAATTCCTACTGCAGGATCGGCTTATACTTATGCCTATGCAAGTTTTGGTGAACTTATTGCCTGGGTTATCGGCTGGGCATTGATTATGGAGTATTCCTTCGGAAATATCTATGTCGCTTTTTCGTGGTCGGATTATTTTACCAGCTTTTTAGAAAGATTGGGCATGCATATTCCGGACTATCTTACCTGCAGTTATACGGAAGCTAAAAAAGCCTTTATGAACGGCTCAGAAAATAAAGAGCTCATCAGTGCATGGAAAAATGCACCGTTGTTGGGAAATTTAAAATTCATTGTTGACGTTCCGGCATTGGTTATTAACGGACTAATCACGTGGCTGTGCTATGTCGGCGTTAAAGAAAGTAAAAACTTTAATAACGTTTTAGTAATTCTGAAACTTGCCGTTATTGTTCTGATAATTTTGGTAGGCTTCGCTTACATTAATACAGATAACTGGACCCCTGTAAATCCTGAAACACAGGTCGCTTCTTTTATGCCGAACGGCTTTGCAGGCGTCATGAGTGCAGTTTCAGGAGTATTCTTTGCCTACATCGGCTTTGATGCTTTAAGTGTACTTTCCGAAGAGACAAAAGATCCGCAGCGTACATTACCTAAGGGAATGATCATTTCCCTGGTGCTGTGTACTGTTATTTATATCGCTTTGACTCTGGTGCTGACAGGAATGGTAGATTACAGGAAATTCGACGGTGTTGGAGATCCGCTTTCTTTCATCTTTGAAAAATCCAATGCCAATGTTGCCTGGATGGAACTCGTGGTTTCTTTTGTTGCTATTGTTGCTATTACGACGGTTTTACTGGTATTTCAGATGGGGCAGCCGAGAATATGGTATGCGATGAGCCGTGACGGACTGATGTCTCCAAAATTCCAGACGGTACATCCAAAATACAAAACCCCTTCTTATGCAACCGTAGTTACAGGAATTGTAGTTGGTATTCCTATATTATTTACCGATAAAAGCTTCATTCTTGATTTTACAAGTATCGGAACTATTTTCGCATTTGTACTGGTTTGCGCCGGCGTTCTGACGCTCCCTGCAAAAGAGAAACTGAAAGGCAGATTCCATCTTCCTTATATTAATGGTAAAATCATTTTCCCGGTTATTTTTATCGGTAGCCTGATCGGTTTCTATTTCTGGCAGCCTGAATTTTTTAACACGCTGATGGATTGGAATGATCCTAAAGAAGGAGAATTCAGAGCTTCTATATTTTTCTTTATATTGATTAATCTTGTTCTTTGCATCTTTACTTTTATAAAGAACTTTTCATTGATTCCATTAGTCGGGTTAAGCTCATGCTTATATCTTTTAACCGGGATGAGCCATGACAACTGGTTTTGGTTCGGGCTATGGTTTGCAATAGGACTGATTATTTATTTCTGCTACGGATACAGAAACAGTAAGCTCAGAAAAGCTTAA
- a CDS encoding DUF962 domain-containing protein gives MSERIKTFKEFYQFYLTEHRKMGTRIFHFVGILLVFFVIGYVISSGKERFLWYVPIFGYGFAWFSHAVIEKNKPATFRYPLWSLISDFRLFFELLIGKQKFTGIPVPKKTEEI, from the coding sequence ATGTCTGAAAGAATAAAAACATTCAAGGAATTTTACCAGTTTTACCTTACTGAACATCGTAAAATGGGAACGCGAATTTTCCATTTTGTAGGAATTTTATTGGTATTTTTTGTAATAGGATACGTGATAAGTTCAGGAAAAGAAAGGTTTTTATGGTATGTTCCAATATTTGGATACGGCTTTGCATGGTTTAGTCATGCTGTGATTGAAAAGAATAAACCGGCAACATTCCGTTATCCGCTGTGGTCATTGATTTCAGATTTCAGACTTTTTTTTGAACTCCTGATCGGCAAACAGAAATTCACTGGAATTCCGGTTCCGAAGAAGACGGAAGAGATTTAG